In one window of Lacticaseibacillus casei DSM 20011 = JCM 1134 = ATCC 393 DNA:
- a CDS encoding Asp23/Gls24 family envelope stress response protein, whose product MAVKIKTKYGIIDISNNVIATVVGGAATSIYGIVGMASRNQIRDNLNDILKRENYARGVVVRQTDNGVKIEVNIIVSYGTKISEVCRNVQDKVKYNLETMLGVTTDEVTVIVQGVKVLGD is encoded by the coding sequence ATGGCGGTCAAAATCAAAACCAAGTATGGGATTATCGACATTTCCAACAATGTCATTGCAACAGTGGTTGGTGGTGCCGCGACATCGATTTACGGGATTGTCGGGATGGCAAGCCGTAACCAGATTCGGGATAATCTCAATGACATTTTGAAGCGTGAAAATTATGCGCGCGGTGTTGTGGTACGCCAAACTGACAATGGCGTCAAGATTGAAGTCAACATCATTGTCAGTTATGGTACCAAAATATCCGAAGTTTGCCGAAATGTCCAAGACAAAGTAAAATACAACCTCGAAACGATGTTGGGGGTCACAACCGACGAAGTGACCGTCATCGTCCAAGGCGTCAAGGTATTAGGCGACTGA
- a CDS encoding ABC transporter ATP-binding protein, translating to MDKPEDLLLDVQHLHTGFRLGDAFYDAVDDVSITLRKDEILAIVGESGSGKSTLATSIIGLHDPRNTKVTGDILYNNLNLVGLNETLFDRIRGKDIGMIFQDPLAALNPLMRIGEQIEETLVYHTKMNKEERDKRVLELLNQVGIPNPERTARSYPHELSGGMRQRIVIAIAIACKPPIIIADEPTTALDVTIQAQILDLLEDIQREMHSGIILITHDLGVVAETADRVAVMYAGQIVESGSVMDVFKHPTHPYTRSLLRSMPQADSDDDELHVIQGVVPSLKNMQMEGCRFAPRIPWIPASAHEEHPTMHEVAPDHFVQCTCYKDFYFPDDDRAAEKGE from the coding sequence TTGGATAAACCTGAAGATTTGCTGCTAGATGTGCAACATCTGCACACCGGATTCAGACTTGGAGATGCTTTTTATGATGCTGTCGATGATGTCAGCATCACGTTACGAAAAGATGAGATTCTGGCGATTGTAGGTGAATCAGGCTCCGGCAAGAGTACTTTGGCAACCAGTATTATCGGGCTTCATGATCCGCGTAATACAAAAGTGACCGGTGATATCTTGTATAACAACCTGAATCTGGTCGGGTTAAATGAAACCCTCTTTGATCGGATTCGTGGTAAGGATATTGGCATGATTTTCCAGGATCCGTTAGCTGCGTTGAATCCGTTGATGCGGATTGGCGAGCAAATTGAAGAGACGCTGGTTTACCATACCAAGATGAACAAAGAAGAACGTGATAAAAGGGTGCTGGAACTGCTGAATCAAGTTGGAATTCCTAATCCTGAACGGACGGCACGTTCTTATCCGCATGAACTGTCTGGCGGGATGCGGCAACGGATTGTCATTGCGATTGCGATTGCCTGCAAACCACCGATTATCATTGCCGACGAACCAACTACCGCTTTGGATGTCACGATTCAGGCACAAATTTTGGATTTGTTGGAAGACATTCAGCGGGAAATGCATTCCGGCATTATTTTAATTACCCATGACCTCGGCGTTGTGGCCGAAACCGCTGATCGCGTGGCGGTGATGTATGCGGGACAGATTGTTGAAAGTGGCTCAGTGATGGATGTCTTCAAACATCCGACCCACCCGTATACGCGCAGTCTGTTGCGGTCGATGCCGCAAGCCGACTCCGATGATGACGAGTTACACGTTATTCAAGGCGTGGTGCCGTCATTGAAGAATATGCAGATGGAAGGCTGCCGATTTGCTCCCCGAATTCCATGGATTCCGGCATCTGCTCACGAAGAGCATCCGACCATGCATGAAGTCGCACCTGATCATTTTGTTCAGTGCACGTGCTACAAAGACTTCTATTTCCCGGATGACGACCGAGCGGCTGAAAAAGGTGAGTAA
- a CDS encoding thiamine diphosphokinase, with translation MTDVNIMAGGPHENLSEDWQQLAGEWIGVDRGTLRLVKAGIKPVLAVGDFDSLTASEFQLVRERVQKIEQVPSAKDDTDTELAVKAALTDFSADKVTLIGATGGRLDHFLSNLFLPLQPRFLDDIERIHLLDEQNHVDYYGPGTHTIRPVSGYRYVAVINLTPVTALTITGAKYPLKAWDGAFPYAWASNEFIGNEPFTVSWTAGQVAIIYSRDRIGQKVDN, from the coding sequence ATGACAGACGTCAATATCATGGCTGGCGGACCGCATGAGAATCTCTCAGAGGACTGGCAACAATTAGCCGGCGAATGGATCGGGGTTGATCGGGGCACCCTGCGATTGGTCAAAGCAGGTATTAAGCCAGTATTGGCAGTCGGCGATTTTGACTCATTGACAGCGAGCGAATTTCAATTAGTTCGGGAGCGTGTTCAAAAGATTGAGCAAGTCCCGTCGGCAAAAGACGATACGGATACCGAACTGGCGGTGAAGGCGGCCTTAACGGACTTTTCCGCAGATAAAGTGACACTGATCGGGGCTACCGGCGGACGGCTGGATCATTTTTTGTCCAACCTGTTTTTGCCGCTTCAGCCGCGTTTTCTTGATGACATTGAACGGATCCATCTTCTGGACGAGCAAAATCACGTCGATTATTACGGACCGGGAACCCATACCATTCGGCCAGTATCGGGTTATCGCTACGTGGCCGTTATTAATTTGACGCCGGTGACGGCTTTGACAATCACCGGTGCCAAGTATCCTCTGAAAGCATGGGATGGTGCGTTTCCTTACGCATGGGCGTCAAACGAATTCATTGGAAACGAACCGTTTACGGTCAGTTGGACAGCAGGCCAAGTTGCGATCATCTACAGCCGCGATCGTATCGGTCAAAAAGTCGACAACTAG
- the rsgA gene encoding ribosome small subunit-dependent GTPase A: MSDELTGRIIKQISGYYDIAVGETVYRTRGRGSLRNDNITPLVGDFAAFQPGHGDDEGYLLRILPRQNALARPPVANVDQALLITSAVEPDFSLNLLDRFLVYLEGHAIHAEIYLTKTDLTPAKLLEKIRTSLTGYQAIGYAVFAPEHVFDQTVLKQVQASFADKLTIFTGQTGSGKSTLINHLVPGLDLATASISRALNRGRHTTRTTDLYPIHGGLVADTPGFSSLGLLDVTLDDLRDRFPEFVALAPNCKFRGCQHVSEPHCAVKAALAAGKIMASRYENYLQFREELSGKRPVYKKK; encoded by the coding sequence ATGAGTGATGAATTAACCGGAAGAATCATTAAACAAATTAGTGGGTACTATGATATTGCGGTCGGTGAGACAGTTTATCGCACCCGTGGCCGTGGAAGTCTGCGCAATGATAACATCACACCGCTGGTTGGCGACTTTGCGGCCTTCCAACCCGGTCATGGGGATGATGAAGGTTATCTTTTACGGATCCTGCCACGCCAAAATGCGCTGGCCCGTCCGCCAGTCGCTAATGTGGATCAGGCTTTACTGATTACCTCTGCCGTTGAACCGGACTTTTCCTTGAATTTATTGGATCGCTTTCTGGTTTATCTTGAAGGCCATGCGATTCACGCTGAAATTTATTTGACCAAAACCGATTTGACCCCTGCCAAGTTACTGGAAAAGATTCGAACATCATTGACAGGCTACCAAGCGATCGGCTACGCTGTTTTTGCGCCGGAGCATGTTTTTGATCAAACGGTTTTGAAGCAGGTTCAGGCCAGTTTTGCGGATAAATTGACGATTTTCACCGGTCAAACAGGGTCGGGGAAGTCGACTTTGATCAATCATTTGGTGCCGGGACTGGATTTGGCGACTGCGTCTATCAGTCGTGCGTTGAACCGCGGGCGGCATACGACGCGGACAACAGATTTGTATCCGATCCATGGCGGGCTAGTGGCTGACACTCCGGGGTTTTCATCGCTTGGCTTGCTAGACGTGACCCTAGATGATTTACGCGACCGATTCCCTGAATTTGTTGCCTTGGCACCCAACTGTAAGTTTCGCGGGTGTCAACATGTCAGCGAGCCCCATTGTGCAGTCAAGGCAGCTTTGGCCGCTGGTAAGATCATGGCGAGTCGCTATGAAAATTATTTGCAATTTCGCGAAGAATTAAGCGGTAAGCGCCCGGTTTATAAGAAAAAGTAA
- the recG gene encoding ATP-dependent DNA helicase RecG: protein MALTDPVSVLPGVGPKREEGLASLGIHTVGDVLFYFPYRYDDLKVKDLAEAADQEKLTIKGVVVADPVISRFGPHRSRVNVKLQVERSVILVTFFNQPWLKDRFQMGDEAAIFGKWDAQRRSLTGMKILATQSQDQPSMAAIYTVNKNIRMGTLLDLIKAAWARDHQHIRDLIPASIREHYRLMTDEQLVHGMHFPNTPQEAKAARRTGVFREFFLFQLQIQALKQLNTNSSNGLAIPYDNQALRALIATLPFSLTNAQKRVVNEICADMRRPNHMNRLLQGDVGSGKTIVAAIVLYAAVTAGYQAALMVPTEVLAEQHFAKLQKLFANFPVKLGLLTGSTTAKRRRELLTDLRMGTLNLIIGTHALIQKGVDFKALGLVVIDEQHRFGVNQRKVLQEKGQKPDLLSMTATPIPRTLAITAYGEMDVSTIDELPAGRKPITTTWLRKNQVGQVYRLIRSQVQAGSQVFAITPLIAESEKIDLQNAEQLFADMQKAVGNLGQVALLHGKMKPDEKDRIMRAFSQGDIAVLVSTTVVEVGVDVPNATVMAIFDADRFGLSQLHQLRGRVGRGSKAAQCLLIADPKNEQGIARMQIMTKTNDGFLLAQKDLEMRGSGDIFGDKQSGLPEFKVADPVGDFPTMEAAQQIVARIFKTDPHLLEPEHQPLAAYLAASRQMNGSLD, encoded by the coding sequence ATGGCGCTCACGGACCCGGTTAGCGTTTTACCCGGTGTTGGTCCTAAGCGTGAAGAAGGCTTGGCCAGTTTAGGCATTCATACGGTCGGTGATGTTCTGTTTTATTTTCCATATCGCTATGATGACCTTAAAGTTAAAGACCTTGCTGAAGCAGCCGATCAAGAAAAGCTGACGATCAAAGGCGTCGTGGTTGCCGATCCTGTCATTAGCCGTTTTGGTCCGCATCGAAGCCGGGTGAATGTCAAGTTGCAGGTCGAACGCAGTGTCATTCTGGTCACTTTCTTCAATCAGCCTTGGCTAAAAGATCGCTTTCAGATGGGTGATGAAGCAGCAATTTTTGGCAAGTGGGATGCTCAGCGCCGCAGTCTGACCGGGATGAAAATTCTGGCCACGCAGTCACAGGATCAGCCGTCCATGGCGGCGATTTATACCGTGAATAAAAACATCCGGATGGGTACGTTACTCGACCTGATTAAAGCGGCGTGGGCGCGCGATCATCAGCATATCCGTGACCTGATCCCTGCCAGCATTCGTGAGCATTATCGGTTAATGACGGATGAACAGCTGGTCCACGGAATGCATTTTCCCAACACGCCGCAAGAAGCCAAGGCAGCGCGCCGAACCGGTGTTTTTCGCGAGTTTTTCCTGTTTCAACTGCAAATACAGGCCCTAAAACAGCTTAATACCAACAGCAGCAACGGCCTTGCTATTCCGTACGACAATCAGGCGTTGCGCGCACTGATTGCGACGCTGCCGTTTTCATTGACCAATGCGCAAAAGCGGGTTGTGAATGAGATCTGTGCGGACATGCGCCGGCCCAATCATATGAATCGCCTGTTGCAAGGGGACGTGGGCAGCGGGAAAACGATTGTTGCAGCGATTGTCTTGTATGCGGCGGTCACAGCCGGCTATCAGGCTGCCTTGATGGTGCCGACAGAAGTGCTGGCGGAGCAACATTTTGCTAAGCTGCAAAAACTTTTCGCCAATTTTCCGGTTAAGCTGGGGCTCTTGACGGGATCCACAACCGCGAAGAGGCGGCGTGAACTGCTGACCGACCTGCGAATGGGCACACTTAATTTGATCATCGGGACCCATGCGCTGATTCAAAAAGGTGTCGATTTTAAAGCCTTGGGGTTGGTGGTTATCGATGAGCAGCATCGTTTTGGCGTTAATCAACGCAAGGTGCTTCAGGAAAAAGGGCAGAAGCCAGATTTACTGTCCATGACCGCGACGCCGATTCCTAGAACGCTAGCGATTACGGCATACGGTGAAATGGATGTCTCCACCATTGATGAATTGCCGGCCGGACGCAAGCCTATCACGACTACCTGGCTGCGCAAGAATCAAGTCGGTCAGGTTTATCGGCTGATTCGCAGTCAGGTGCAGGCAGGAAGTCAGGTGTTTGCCATTACCCCGCTGATTGCGGAATCGGAAAAGATCGACTTGCAAAATGCCGAGCAGCTTTTTGCAGATATGCAAAAAGCAGTTGGCAATCTTGGACAGGTTGCGTTATTGCACGGCAAAATGAAGCCAGATGAAAAAGATCGAATCATGCGGGCGTTTAGTCAGGGTGACATTGCAGTGCTGGTGTCGACGACGGTCGTTGAAGTTGGGGTGGACGTCCCCAATGCGACGGTGATGGCCATTTTCGATGCTGATCGCTTCGGCCTATCGCAACTTCACCAGCTCCGTGGCCGCGTGGGTCGTGGCAGCAAAGCAGCACAGTGTTTGTTGATTGCTGACCCTAAAAATGAGCAAGGGATCGCGCGCATGCAAATCATGACCAAAACCAATGACGGCTTCTTGTTAGCCCAAAAAGATTTGGAAATGCGCGGTTCGGGTGATATTTTTGGAGATAAGCAGTCAGGACTGCCCGAATTTAAAGTGGCCGATCCTGTCGGGGATTTTCCAACTATGGAAGCTGCCCAACAGATTGTGGCCCGGATTTTTAAAACTGATCCGCACTTGCTGGAACCTGAGCATCAACCGCTAGCCGCTTATCTGGCTGCTAGTCGGCAGATGAACGGCAGTTTGGATTAA
- the rpmB gene encoding 50S ribosomal protein L28 has translation MAKDVITGRHTTFGNKRSHALNSSRRTWKANLHKVRILVDGKPKRVWVSARALKSGKLTRV, from the coding sequence GTGGCTAAAGATGTTATTACAGGTCGTCATACCACGTTTGGCAACAAGCGTTCACATGCTTTGAATTCAAGCCGGCGCACATGGAAAGCCAACCTGCACAAGGTTCGTATCCTTGTTGATGGTAAACCAAAGCGGGTATGGGTTTCTGCACGTGCCCTTAAATCAGGTAAACTGACCCGGGTTTGA
- a CDS encoding ABC transporter ATP-binding protein, which yields MAMIEVRNLKIHYPIRSGFFNRVTDHVLAVDGIDFDIEQGETYGLIGESGSGKSTTGKAIVGLEPVTSGSIMYKGQDITKRSVRKHMQYNKDVQMIFQDSLSSLNPRKRIEDIIAEPIRNFQNLTKDEERHRVQELLDIVGMPSDALYKYPHEFSGGQRQRIGVARAMATNPKLIIADEPVSALDLSVQAQVLNFMKRIQEEYNISYLFISHDLGVVKHMCKKMAIMHRGRFVEIGTREDIYNHPQHIYTQRLLSAIPDVNPDDREKNKEHRREVERIFKEEESKYYSKEGRVLDLQKISDTHYVALPDSTMKGVHD from the coding sequence ATGGCAATGATTGAAGTTAGAAATCTAAAAATACATTATCCCATTCGTTCCGGCTTCTTTAACCGGGTGACAGATCACGTGCTGGCAGTCGATGGGATCGATTTTGACATTGAGCAAGGCGAAACATATGGCCTGATTGGCGAGTCCGGTTCAGGCAAATCGACAACCGGCAAAGCGATTGTTGGACTGGAGCCGGTGACGTCCGGTTCGATCATGTACAAAGGTCAGGACATCACCAAGCGCAGCGTTCGCAAGCACATGCAGTACAACAAGGACGTGCAGATGATTTTCCAGGATTCGCTATCCAGCCTGAATCCCCGTAAGCGCATTGAAGATATCATTGCTGAGCCGATTCGTAATTTTCAGAACCTGACCAAAGACGAGGAGCGTCATCGTGTTCAGGAATTACTGGATATCGTTGGGATGCCGAGTGATGCTTTGTACAAGTATCCGCATGAATTTTCCGGCGGCCAGCGTCAGCGGATCGGGGTTGCCCGGGCCATGGCGACGAATCCTAAGTTGATTATCGCCGACGAACCCGTATCGGCACTGGATTTGTCCGTTCAAGCGCAAGTGCTGAACTTTATGAAACGCATTCAGGAAGAGTACAACATTTCTTATTTGTTTATTTCACATGACTTGGGCGTTGTGAAGCACATGTGTAAAAAGATGGCGATCATGCATCGTGGCCGCTTCGTTGAAATCGGAACGCGCGAAGATATTTATAACCATCCGCAACATATTTACACGCAACGGCTTTTATCCGCGATTCCTGATGTTAACCCTGACGATCGGGAAAAGAACAAAGAGCATCGGCGTGAAGTTGAACGCATTTTTAAAGAAGAGGAATCTAAATATTATTCAAAGGAAGGCCGCGTTTTGGATCTCCAGAAGATTTCCGATACACATTACGTTGCGCTGCCAGATTCAACGATGAAGGGAGTGCATGATTAA
- the rpe gene encoding ribulose-phosphate 3-epimerase, which translates to MKIAPSILSADFAHLARDVEKVEEAGADLLHVDVMDGHFVGNLTFGPLVIQALRPVTNLPLEVHLMVSDPGVWAPEFAEAGADTILVHEEATSHLYGVLQHIRAAGVRAGVVVNPGTSLSSLDEVLPLVDQVLVMTVNPGFGGQKFLTPMVDKVARLHKIRQERDLHFAIEVDGGINDQTVKTAAAAGTDIFVAGSYVFGAPNVGDAITALREAVK; encoded by the coding sequence ATGAAAATTGCCCCATCAATTTTAAGTGCTGATTTTGCTCATTTAGCTCGCGATGTTGAAAAAGTCGAGGAAGCAGGGGCGGATTTGTTGCATGTGGATGTTATGGATGGCCACTTTGTCGGTAATCTGACGTTTGGTCCCTTGGTCATTCAGGCGTTGCGTCCGGTGACGAATCTGCCGCTGGAAGTGCATCTTATGGTGAGTGATCCGGGTGTTTGGGCACCGGAGTTTGCCGAGGCCGGTGCCGATACGATTTTGGTGCACGAAGAAGCAACCAGTCATCTTTATGGTGTCTTGCAACATATTCGCGCTGCCGGGGTTCGTGCCGGAGTGGTGGTGAATCCCGGTACGTCACTGAGCAGTCTGGATGAAGTGTTGCCCCTTGTCGACCAGGTTTTGGTGATGACGGTCAATCCCGGATTCGGTGGGCAGAAGTTCCTGACGCCAATGGTTGATAAGGTTGCGCGATTGCACAAAATTCGGCAGGAACGAGATTTACATTTTGCGATCGAAGTTGATGGTGGGATTAACGACCAGACAGTGAAGACGGCCGCAGCAGCCGGCACCGATATCTTTGTAGCAGGTTCCTATGTGTTCGGCGCGCCAAATGTCGGTGACGCAATCACGGCACTGCGCGAGGCGGTCAAATGA
- the acpP gene encoding acyl carrier protein, producing MSKDEIYQKIAGLIQDHFQLSPDKISPSLNFKQDLDADSIDIVEFVLELEDAFGAEIPDDDAEKIQTVQDAVDYIKAHQK from the coding sequence ATGAGTAAAGACGAAATTTATCAAAAGATCGCAGGCTTGATTCAGGACCATTTTCAGTTAAGTCCTGACAAAATCAGTCCAAGCTTGAATTTCAAGCAAGACCTTGATGCAGATTCGATTGACATTGTCGAATTTGTTTTGGAACTCGAAGATGCATTCGGCGCGGAAATTCCAGATGACGATGCGGAAAAGATCCAAACAGTTCAAGATGCGGTTGATTACATCAAAGCACATCAAAAATAG
- the plsX gene encoding phosphate acyltransferase PlsX, whose translation MKIAIDAMGGDHAPEVVIAGTEKARDHDADLEFILYGDEAKIKPLIHNQDRLTIVHTAEKINSDDEPVRAIRRKKQASMVLAAQAVKQGDAAAMVSLGSTGALLAAGLFIIGRIKAIERPGLLPTLPTIDGKGFVMLDVGANAENRPYHLLQYAIMGSYYAKDVRGVANPRVGLLNNGTEANKGDKLHQEAHDLLAAAPGINFVGNVESSNILNGPADVVVTDGFTGNATLKAIEGTVRTVMHMLKGAIYDGGVSGKLGGLFLKNNLKSMAQTFDISSYGGAVLLGLKAPLVKAHGAADADTVYYTLLQTAKMVKNGTVAKVVDYFDAHPEIAEAKTTDKAVDNNAGNK comes from the coding sequence ATGAAAATTGCAATTGATGCAATGGGCGGTGACCACGCTCCGGAAGTTGTGATTGCCGGAACGGAAAAAGCACGCGACCATGACGCGGATTTAGAATTTATCCTCTATGGGGATGAAGCGAAAATCAAACCTTTGATTCATAATCAGGATCGGCTGACGATCGTGCACACGGCCGAGAAGATTAACAGTGACGATGAACCGGTTCGGGCGATTCGGCGCAAGAAACAAGCTTCGATGGTGTTGGCGGCGCAAGCAGTTAAACAAGGCGACGCGGCCGCGATGGTTTCACTAGGATCCACCGGGGCGTTATTGGCAGCTGGTTTATTCATTATCGGCCGGATCAAGGCCATTGAACGGCCGGGTTTGTTGCCAACGTTGCCGACTATTGACGGCAAAGGCTTTGTGATGTTGGACGTTGGTGCCAATGCTGAAAATCGCCCGTATCATTTGTTGCAATACGCGATCATGGGCAGCTACTACGCTAAAGACGTTCGCGGCGTCGCCAATCCGCGCGTGGGTCTTTTAAACAACGGCACAGAAGCAAACAAAGGCGACAAACTGCACCAGGAAGCACACGATCTTTTGGCTGCGGCTCCCGGAATCAACTTTGTGGGCAACGTCGAGTCTAGCAACATTCTCAACGGACCTGCCGATGTGGTCGTCACTGATGGCTTTACCGGCAACGCAACGTTGAAGGCAATTGAAGGCACTGTCCGCACTGTTATGCACATGTTAAAGGGTGCCATTTATGATGGCGGTGTTTCTGGAAAATTAGGTGGTCTGTTTTTGAAAAACAACCTCAAGTCAATGGCGCAAACCTTCGACATTTCGTCATACGGCGGTGCAGTCTTGCTTGGGCTTAAAGCGCCGCTGGTCAAAGCTCACGGCGCGGCTGATGCGGATACGGTTTATTACACCTTGCTGCAGACAGCCAAAATGGTTAAAAATGGCACGGTAGCCAAAGTGGTGGATTATTTTGACGCTCACCCTGAAATTGCCGAAGCGAAAACCACTGATAAAGCCGTAGACAACAACGCTGGAAACAAGTAA
- a CDS encoding DAK2 domain-containing protein, protein MAVTEITATKFQDMIRVAAHRINKNADFVNSLNVFPVPDGDTGTNMNLTFQTGAKAVLESNDAGVGDLAKHLGKGLLMGARGNSGVISSQLFRGFAKSVEGKKSLTAQDLADAFAHGVETAYKAVMKPVEGTILTVAREAAKAGLKAANGSDDALVVMTAVVKGAKRTLAKTPDLLAVLKEVGVVDSGGQGLVFIYEGFREGLSGEVSSDVHDVTDEEMTEMINAVHHQSAQTQLDPADIVYGYCTEMMVELETGDHFKHFDYEPFRNYLNTLGDSTLVVADEEVVKVHVHTEHPGTVFRYGQQFGELMKIKVDNMRLQQESIIEREGSLDAHANDQPLAEMGVVAIAAGEGLGELFKSLGVTYVLNGGQTMNPSTNDILDAVKAAYAKHVIVLPNNGNIFMAAEAAAKAATDVEVAVVKSKTINQGMTAMLGYNPDADLATNQSEMTAQLPNVISGSITQAIRDTTINGLAIKNHDWMGIIDGTISVTDQDRQQAAIAMVNKMINDDSEIVTIIVGADANQGEAKKIADAVGKAHPDLEFEIHQGDQPVYPYLVSVE, encoded by the coding sequence GTGGCAGTAACCGAAATAACGGCGACTAAATTCCAGGACATGATCCGGGTAGCCGCACATCGCATCAATAAAAATGCTGATTTTGTGAATTCATTAAATGTTTTTCCGGTGCCTGATGGCGATACCGGGACCAATATGAATCTGACGTTTCAAACCGGTGCCAAAGCAGTGTTGGAATCTAACGACGCTGGCGTTGGCGATCTCGCCAAGCATTTAGGTAAGGGCCTGCTGATGGGCGCCCGCGGTAATTCGGGGGTTATCAGTTCCCAGCTTTTTCGTGGCTTTGCCAAGAGCGTAGAAGGTAAAAAGAGTCTGACTGCTCAGGACTTGGCTGACGCGTTTGCTCATGGCGTCGAAACGGCGTATAAAGCGGTAATGAAGCCGGTTGAAGGCACCATCCTGACCGTTGCCCGCGAAGCAGCTAAAGCCGGACTAAAAGCCGCTAATGGCTCAGATGACGCTTTGGTCGTGATGACGGCCGTTGTTAAGGGTGCTAAGCGTACATTAGCCAAGACGCCGGATCTGCTGGCTGTTTTGAAAGAAGTCGGTGTGGTTGATTCAGGCGGTCAGGGACTCGTTTTCATCTATGAAGGATTTCGTGAAGGCTTATCCGGCGAAGTCAGTTCGGATGTTCATGATGTCACGGATGAAGAAATGACCGAAATGATTAATGCCGTCCACCACCAGAGCGCCCAAACCCAACTGGATCCGGCCGACATTGTTTATGGTTATTGTACCGAAATGATGGTTGAACTCGAAACCGGCGATCATTTCAAGCACTTTGATTATGAACCGTTTCGTAATTATTTGAATACCCTTGGTGACTCGACATTGGTGGTTGCTGATGAAGAAGTGGTTAAAGTTCACGTTCATACGGAACATCCTGGTACGGTTTTTCGTTACGGCCAGCAGTTCGGTGAGCTTATGAAAATCAAAGTCGATAACATGCGCTTACAACAGGAAAGCATTATCGAACGGGAAGGCTCTCTAGATGCTCATGCCAATGACCAACCACTAGCGGAAATGGGTGTTGTTGCCATCGCTGCCGGTGAGGGACTCGGCGAGTTATTCAAGAGTCTGGGCGTGACTTACGTGCTAAATGGCGGGCAAACCATGAATCCAAGCACCAATGACATTTTGGATGCGGTGAAGGCCGCTTACGCTAAGCATGTGATCGTCTTACCAAATAACGGCAATATTTTCATGGCGGCAGAAGCTGCTGCTAAGGCCGCAACTGACGTAGAAGTAGCTGTCGTGAAAAGTAAGACCATCAATCAAGGCATGACCGCTATGCTTGGGTATAATCCAGACGCCGATTTGGCTACCAATCAAAGCGAAATGACCGCACAACTACCGAATGTGATTAGCGGTTCTATTACGCAAGCAATTCGCGATACCACCATTAATGGACTGGCTATCAAAAATCACGATTGGATGGGGATCATTGACGGCACGATTAGCGTCACTGATCAGGATCGCCAACAAGCAGCGATTGCCATGGTAAACAAGATGATCAATGACGACAGCGAAATTGTCACGATCATTGTGGGCGCCGATGCTAATCAAGGCGAAGCGAAGAAAATTGCGGATGCGGTCGGCAAAGCGCATCCGGATCTGGAATTTGAAATTCACCAAGGCGATCAGCCGGTTTATCCTTATCTTGTCTCAGTCGAGTAA